DNA sequence from the Marinilongibacter aquaticus genome:
ATTGCCAAAATTGCCGGGATAAAAATGTGCGAAGCCTATCGTGACCAATACGGCTGTGATTTCATCTCGGTTATGCCCACCAATTTGTACGGCCCAAACGACAATTACGACCTACAGAATTCGCATGTATTGCCGGCCATGATTCGCAAATTTCACGAAGCCAAACTCAACCATTCCCCGCAAGTGGAGCTTTGGGGTACGGGCAGCCCGATGCGTGAGTTCCTCCACGCCAACGACTTGGCGGAGGCCTGTTTTTTCTTAATGGAAAACTACAGCGAATCGCAATTGGTCAACATCGGTACCGGTGTGGATGTCACCATAAAAGAGCTTGCCGAAACCATTCAAAATACGGTAGGTTACGAAGGCAAAATACATTGGAACACCGACAAGCCCGACGGTACGCCCCGCAAACTCATGGATGTATCGAAGCTACACGGCTTGGGCTGGACACACAAAATTGATCTAAAAGAAGGCATTGAAATGGTTTATGAAGATTTCAAAAACCAGATAGTGCGAAAAATGTAACACATTGAAAAGGGCCTTTCGAAAATACCTGAGCATTCCTGTCATTTCTTCATTGGTGCTCATTGCCGTGCCATTGATCGCCACGTCGTTTCTGAGTGTGTACTTTGTGCAAAACGAAGCTCACTTTTCGGCATACAACACGTACGAATGGCTCTTATTCTCTCTTTTGGGAATATTTAGTCAGGCTTTTGCCCTTACACCGCCTACTTTTTGTGCTCTGGTTTTGGGCTATTTTTGGGGCTGGAAAACCCTTCCCGTCTTGTTTGTGATCAATATCGCCTCCATTTATTTGGTCAACCGCATCGTGCTTGCCTTCGATCACCGCCGATTCAGGCAATATGTAGAAGAGAACCCTAAAGCCAAAAAGCTGCTGCAAAGCATTCGCACCGACGAACTCAAAATCATTACGCTCACGAAGCTTTCGCCAGTAATGCCCTTCACCTTTACAAACTTGGTCTTCACCCTTTCTGGAGCCAAGTTGAAAAACATTCTCTTGGGCGGCTTTCTGGGCATGATACCCCGAACTTTGCTTTCCTTGTGGACCGGTACTCAGGCCAAGGAAATCCGAAAATTATTGAACAATCCAAACAGCGGAAACTTGGAGCAAATTACGGTGATACTCCTAATTTTCGTTTCTGTGATCGGGCTTTTCTGGGTCATCAATCGTGCTATAAAACGAAGCACAAACGGGAAAGACCTTTAGGTCTTTCCTGAATGGAGTGTCAGCGGAATTTCTTCAAGACATTCTTTGTCGCCTCAAGGTAAGCACGCCCCCATTTGCGGTCGGGTTCTAGGTGATTTCCTTCTGCCCATTCATTCCAAGCATTGATGAACACAAAATTTTCTTCATCAGAAGGCGGCTCGAAACGCGTGCACACCTTATCGAGCCATTCTTGGTAAAGTTCGGGTGTAGAGCCATCTATGATAAAGGCCCTTTGGCTTTTCCTGGCGGTATTGTCCCACGCAGGCATCACACATTGATAGTGCTTGCTTTCGGGTACCGGTTTGGCCAACATCCGCTGAACAACCTCGGCGTAATTGTCTTTGAAATACGAAATTTTGAGTCCTAACTTTTGCTTTATACGTTGCCAAAAGTTGGGGTGTATTTTCAAGTTTTTCCAATCGGGTTGCCATTCCACAACCGCATCAAAACCCAGTTCATCCGGGTTTTCAATCGCCCCTTCAGAGGTTTTTACTCCAGCCAAATAAATATCTTTGAATCCGTGCTTTTTCACCTCATCTCGCCAAATGGCGATACTTTCTTTCAGGTCGGGAATAATGTGCGTATTGAAGAAAAGAAAAAAGGGCTTGCCGTCAACGGTAATGTATCTTTTGTCGGCAAAAGCCGTCTCACACAAGAATTTCGCATGAGCACGGTGGTCTTCTGGCGAATAATCTTGTCGCATCAGCACTTTCTGATCGAGGCCATCCCAGCGGCGTGTCCAGTTTTCATTGGCCCAACAAAGCATAAAAGGGAAATCGGGTTTGCCAATCCTGAGCATCTCGTTTACTGGAGTTTCGAGCAATTGCTTTCCATTGAACCAATAATGGTGTATGCAGAATCCGTGAATATCGTATTCCTGAGCCAATTTAGCTTGTTCCTCTCTGCTATCGGCCAAACGCAAATCGTAAAAACCCAAATCTGTGGGTAAATGTGGCTGGTAATGCCCACTGAAACGGGGCGTCGCCTTGGTCACATTTGTCCATTCTGTAAATCCTTTACCCCACCATTTGTCATTTTCCGGAATTGGGTGGAACTGGGGCAAAATCACTGCTAAAGCACGCAGTTTCTTCTCAATCATACTCTCTAATTATTTGCTGGCCAAACTCTTCAGCGAATCGTAAATGATAGGCGGAGTCACTTGTTTAATGAAGCGTTTTATTGGGTTCTTTTCGTAACCAATGATATTGTCTGTGTCTACTGTTGCCGGTTTATCGTCTCCCGGGCGATCGGTAAACTTCACATGAAGTTTTTTGTTCTGATCTACTTCTTCTGCTGGCCTGCCGTTTGTGAAATAGAAAAAAGCCAACGATTTGCGGCTCATTCCCTCGGGGCATTTCACCTCTTCGGGCACACCGTGCATATTGAAATCCGTCACGTTGAAAACCAACAACCTATTGAATACCGGCAGCACTTTCTTTTTGCATTCGGTCATTTCGGTATCCCAAAGTTCCAAATGCCCGTTGTACTCCTCTTTCCAATCTTTGTTCAAATACAAAATAGCATTTACACGCCTATCCAAAGGCCAACGCACGTGCTTGCTGTAGTCGGCATGTACGCCCAGTTTTCCTTTTCCATTCAATTGGTGAAGGCCTCCGCCAAAGAAATAGGGATCGGGTATCAAATTGTCGATTCCTGTTAGCTTTTCGAGAAAAACCAAAAAAGGAGCCGAATTGAACTGGTAAAGCAAATGTTGCGTAAACTCGGCCACCTTGCCTTCTCCATTCAGTTCCTGCTTTTTTTCATAATGGCTGGAGTAGTCGTGCCAGATTTTCGTGCCCGGATTGGGGAATTCTTCCAAGACCTTATCGAGGGCTTCCGGATCCATGAAGTTGTCGATTACGACATGCGGAAAAGGTTCGTTCTTTTTATATTCTCCGGCGTGTTTTTTCGCCAGTGCATCCAGTTGCTCGTTGTTGAAATACAGCTTCATAAATCTTGAAAATCAATCTGTAGGGAAAAATCTGCCCAAAGGTAATTATTATTTGAAAAACTTTATCGACCGCAAGAGCTTAAAGCACAGGCAAAAAAGAAAGGGCCCGTTTTCGCGGGCCCTTCAAACGCTTGTACTGCAGTGCTTATTTTGTCAAGCTTTTGATGTACTCTATGCTTTGGGGAATATTCTCAAACTCTTTGTCGCTCTCGTCTTCCACGAAAAAGTGTGTCATGCCAATTTTCTGAGCCTCGGTAAAAATTGCAGGCCAATCGGCTTGTCCCATGCCTACGGGCACATCGTTTTCGGCCGGAGTTCCACCCGTAAAATCGCCCTGCACTCCTTTCTTCAAATCCTTTACGTGCATCAATTTATACCGATCTCCATATTTTTTCAACAGGGCCACAGGGTCGCCTCCACCGTGCATTGTCCACAAAACATCCATCTCGAAAGACACGCTTTCAGGATCGGTGTTGCTGATGATGTAATCGAGCAATGTGCCTTCGCCATTGGGGTTCGGACGAAACTCGTATCCATGCGGATGGTAGCAGAAAATCAAACCCGCATCGGCAATTTTCTTTCCAGCGGCATTGAAAACCTTCACTGCATTTTCAGCGTCTTCGAAAGTAAAATTGTTGCCGTCGTGCGGAATCCACGCACACATCACATATTCGGCTCCCAGAGCTTTGGCATTGTCGATAATCGGTTGGGGATCTTCGCCAAGCTGTTCGAAGCTGCTCCCCGCAGAAACCACTTTCATGCCTCGTGCATCGCAAAGGGCTTTGAACTCCTCGGGGCTTAATCCACGCGATGCTCCCCCTTCAATTTCTGTAAAGCCCAAAGCTTTGGCGGTATCCAACACAGCCTCGACAGTCCATGTGCTGTCACGCATTTGATTTCGGAAAGTGTACATCTGCACGCCCAGTTCTGCATTGTACAAAGGCTCTTTTGCCGACTCTTCCTTCGATTCGGAAGAACCGCAAGCGTTGAGCATAAGAAATGCACTCGCTGCGAATAAGGATAGGATGGTTTTTCTCATCTTCTCTATTTTATTTTTAAATACTTAAGGTTACAAATTACGTTTTTTCAACTCGTCGGCTGCAAAATTGGCGGCTCGAGCAGAGAAGGCCATATAAGTGAGCGTAGGGTTCTGGGTGCTCGTCGATGTCATACAGGCTCCATCCGTTACAAACACATTTTTACATGCGTGCAATTGATGATGTGCATTCAGCATCGAACTCTTCGGGTCTTTCCCCATACGCACGCCACCCATTTCGTGGATGTCCGAACCGGGAGCCGCATGAGAATCGTCAACGGAAATATCTACACACCCGGCTCTTTCAAACATTTCGCCAATCTGCTGTTTGAAATCCTCAACCATTTTGTCGTCGTTTTCCGTCCAATCGCAAGAAAATACAATTTGCGGGATGCCGTATTTGTCTTTAAGCTCTTCGTGCAAGCGGATATGGTTTTCTTCCACAGGTATTGTTTCGCCCATCATCCAAGCCGAAAGGTGCCAATCGCCCCATTCTTGTTTCAAAAGATTATCGCGAAGCGAATCTCCGATCCCTTCCGAAGAACGGTGCTTCCCTCTACCACCGCCAATTCCTGTCGCATAACCACGGAGAAAATCCATTTCGTGAGCATGTAAATTTCGAAAGCGAGGAATATACGCATGCGAAGGGTTGCCGCCCGCTGTGCGTTTGTCTTTAAAGCCCGTATGCCGCCCGCTGGCCCGTCCGCGATAATTGTGCCACGCAATGTATTTCCCCAATACGCCGCTGTCGTTCCCCAAACCATTGGGAAATCTGTCGGACGTTGAATTCAGCAAAATAGCATTGGAGTTGATTGCCGAACCGTTCACAAAAATCACTTTGGCATAAAACTCGAGCATTTCCCTTGTGTTGGCATCTACGATTCGTACACCCGTCGCCTTTTCTTTCTTATCATCGTAAATAATCGAATGCACCACAGCGTCCGGCCGCAGAGTCATATTTCCTGTTTTGGCCGCCCAAGGCAATGTCGACGCATTCGAACTAAAATAACCTCCATAATTGCAGCCACGGTTGCACATTCTTTGACTCATGCACCTTCCGCGACCTTGATCGAAGTGAATTTGCTGTGGGTCGGTAAGGTGAGCCGCCCGGCCCGAAATCAAACGCCTACCGTCTTTGTACTGGCTTTCGATTGCCTGTTTGAAATGCTTCTCGACACAGTTCAGTTCAAAACCCGGCTGCACAATGCTGTTGGGCAATTCGGGCAAATCATCATTAAACCCACAAATACCTGCAAACTTCTCTACGTGATCGTACCATGGAGCCATGTCTTCATAGCGAATGGGCCAATCGACTGCAAAGCCATCGCGTGCAGGCCCTTCAAAATCAAAATCAGACCAACGTTGCGTCTGCCTGGCCCAAAGCAAAGACTTTCCGCCTTCATGATAGCCACGATACCAGCGGAAAGGCTTCTCGTAAACTACAGGCTGCTCGTCTTCTTTCAAACGCCAATGCAAGGTTTCGGCTCGCATAAATTTCGAAAAACCATAGGGTTCTTGATCCTTTACAGATACCGAACCTCGGTATTCAAACTCCCATGGAGCCTTCGAAGCTGTGGGATAATCTACAATATGTTTCACTCCACGTCCGCGTTCCAGCACCAAGGTTTTCAATCCGCGGTCGCACAATTCCTTTGCAGCCCAGCCTCCGCTAGCCCCCGAGCCAATTACGATGGCATCGTAGCTATGCTTTTTCTTCGCCGTTAAATTCAAGTTTGCCATTATATTCGATTAGCTTGTTCTAATTTTCAACATCTACACAGCCTTCGTAAAAACCTGGGGCCATCACATAGTCGTAATGATTGACCATTACATACTCAGAAGTGGTATAGCCACGGATGGTCTCTCTTCTCAGCGTATCGTAAAACCATTTGTCGGCCCCGCTACCGGATGTCCCAAGGGCAGAAAGCAAACCCTCTCGCTGTGTTTGAGTACATTTTTCGAA
Encoded proteins:
- a CDS encoding sugar phosphate isomerase/epimerase family protein, whose amino-acid sequence is MRKTILSLFAASAFLMLNACGSSESKEESAKEPLYNAELGVQMYTFRNQMRDSTWTVEAVLDTAKALGFTEIEGGASRGLSPEEFKALCDARGMKVVSAGSSFEQLGEDPQPIIDNAKALGAEYVMCAWIPHDGNNFTFEDAENAVKVFNAAGKKIADAGLIFCYHPHGYEFRPNPNGEGTLLDYIISNTDPESVSFEMDVLWTMHGGGDPVALLKKYGDRYKLMHVKDLKKGVQGDFTGGTPAENDVPVGMGQADWPAIFTEAQKIGMTHFFVEDESDKEFENIPQSIEYIKSLTK
- the fcl gene encoding GDP-L-fucose synthase, encoding MEKSAKIYVAGHRGMVGSALVRKLQNEGFDNLVLRTSKELDLRDQLAVSRFFDEEKPEYVFLAAAKVGGIVANNTYRADFLYENLAIQNNVIHSAYVQKVKKLMFLGSSCIYPKMAPQPLKEDYLLTGLLEPTNEPYAIAKIAGIKMCEAYRDQYGCDFISVMPTNLYGPNDNYDLQNSHVLPAMIRKFHEAKLNHSPQVELWGTGSPMREFLHANDLAEACFFLMENYSESQLVNIGTGVDVTIKELAETIQNTVGYEGKIHWNTDKPDGTPRKLMDVSKLHGLGWTHKIDLKEGIEMVYEDFKNQIVRKM
- a CDS encoding glycosyltransferase WbsX family protein, which encodes MIEKKLRALAVILPQFHPIPENDKWWGKGFTEWTNVTKATPRFSGHYQPHLPTDLGFYDLRLADSREEQAKLAQEYDIHGFCIHHYWFNGKQLLETPVNEMLRIGKPDFPFMLCWANENWTRRWDGLDQKVLMRQDYSPEDHRAHAKFLCETAFADKRYITVDGKPFFLFFNTHIIPDLKESIAIWRDEVKKHGFKDIYLAGVKTSEGAIENPDELGFDAVVEWQPDWKNLKIHPNFWQRIKQKLGLKISYFKDNYAEVVQRMLAKPVPESKHYQCVMPAWDNTARKSQRAFIIDGSTPELYQEWLDKVCTRFEPPSDEENFVFINAWNEWAEGNHLEPDRKWGRAYLEATKNVLKKFR
- a CDS encoding TVP38/TMEM64 family protein yields the protein MKRAFRKYLSIPVISSLVLIAVPLIATSFLSVYFVQNEAHFSAYNTYEWLLFSLLGIFSQAFALTPPTFCALVLGYFWGWKTLPVLFVINIASIYLVNRIVLAFDHRRFRQYVEENPKAKKLLQSIRTDELKIITLTKLSPVMPFTFTNLVFTLSGAKLKNILLGGFLGMIPRTLLSLWTGTQAKEIRKLLNNPNSGNLEQITVILLIFVSVIGLFWVINRAIKRSTNGKDL
- a CDS encoding GMC oxidoreductase, with the protein product MANLNLTAKKKHSYDAIVIGSGASGGWAAKELCDRGLKTLVLERGRGVKHIVDYPTASKAPWEFEYRGSVSVKDQEPYGFSKFMRAETLHWRLKEDEQPVVYEKPFRWYRGYHEGGKSLLWARQTQRWSDFDFEGPARDGFAVDWPIRYEDMAPWYDHVEKFAGICGFNDDLPELPNSIVQPGFELNCVEKHFKQAIESQYKDGRRLISGRAAHLTDPQQIHFDQGRGRCMSQRMCNRGCNYGGYFSSNASTLPWAAKTGNMTLRPDAVVHSIIYDDKKEKATGVRIVDANTREMLEFYAKVIFVNGSAINSNAILLNSTSDRFPNGLGNDSGVLGKYIAWHNYRGRASGRHTGFKDKRTAGGNPSHAYIPRFRNLHAHEMDFLRGYATGIGGGRGKHRSSEGIGDSLRDNLLKQEWGDWHLSAWMMGETIPVEENHIRLHEELKDKYGIPQIVFSCDWTENDDKMVEDFKQQIGEMFERAGCVDISVDDSHAAPGSDIHEMGGVRMGKDPKSSMLNAHHQLHACKNVFVTDGACMTSTSTQNPTLTYMAFSARAANFAADELKKRNL
- a CDS encoding 2OG-Fe(II) oxygenase — translated: MKLYFNNEQLDALAKKHAGEYKKNEPFPHVVIDNFMDPEALDKVLEEFPNPGTKIWHDYSSHYEKKQELNGEGKVAEFTQHLLYQFNSAPFLVFLEKLTGIDNLIPDPYFFGGGLHQLNGKGKLGVHADYSKHVRWPLDRRVNAILYLNKDWKEEYNGHLELWDTEMTECKKKVLPVFNRLLVFNVTDFNMHGVPEEVKCPEGMSRKSLAFFYFTNGRPAEEVDQNKKLHVKFTDRPGDDKPATVDTDNIIGYEKNPIKRFIKQVTPPIIYDSLKSLASK